The sequence ATAAAACTGTAGAAACTCCACTTACTCCATGTTCAGCTGGAGTTATAGCTTTGTACTCCCTAAAGAATACATTCCCAAGTGAGAGCTGGGAAGCTAAGTCCCAGAGTCTGTGTTCCTGCTCTGTGACTTTCTCAAACCCTGGGAGCTTGTAGTAAGTTCTCTTAAAAACTCCTCTAATTGGGTCATAACCTTCGTGAACCGAGATGAGGGTGTATTCATCTGTTCTGGTTTCAACGAGCATATCCTTGTATCCCACTCGGTAGAATATCCCATAAACTCTGTCAGATTCTTCAAGGAGAAACATTCCATCATCGCTCAGGATTGAAGCAACGCCGGCAAAGAGCTTTACGGCGTCAAAGGCATCAAAATGAGGCATTGTCAAGCCCCAGAGAAGAGCTATGTCATGCTCATCGGCAAGTTCTGCCACATTCCTTGCGTCTCCGATGATTATATTGGGTTTTAAGTCTAAATCCGCTATCCCAATCCACTTCCCAACTTTCTTTAGGTCTTCCTCTCTTGCATCGAGAACGGTAAGGGCTTTTGCATTTGCTGCCTTTGCCATACCAACTCCAGCTATGCCTGTTCCCGCGCATATATCGAGAACCCTTGGCTTATCAGGGAGCAGTCCTTTGTTTTTGAGCTTTTCAAACACCTCCACGATTCGCCGAAATCTCAGCACTGCTCTTTCATCTTCTGGATCCATTCGCCAGTGGAGGTAGCGATAAAGTTCTTCAAGGCTCATAAAAATCCACCGGAAGACAATAATTAGCGGGACAATTTAAGAGTTTTGTTTTCTCGGCTCCAAACCTTTTTAAATCCCCCAATGAACTTCCCATCATGTATGCGCTCATCTACGGAAAGAACCCAAAGCTCAGTGAGGCCGAATTTTGGGCCTTTGTGAGGAGATTTGGGTTAAAAGTTAGTGTAGTTGAGAGCTCAAAAGACTGGATAGTTTTTGAAAGTGATAGAAGCGTAGAAAGGCTTTTCCACAGACTTGGCGGTTCGCTAAAACTCGTGAAAATTATTGGAGAAGGGGAAGAGGCAATAAAAGACTTAGAGTATGCGAAGCTTTTTACTGTGAGTCTTTATGGAAAAAGTGACTGGAAGTTCTGGAGGAAGCTTGGGAGCGAGATAAAGAAGCACTTCAAATCTCAGGGCACAAGCAAGTTCTTCAAACCCGCAAAGGTCTATGCAATGCCCTCTGAGCTTATCTTGAAGGGCTTTCCCGAGGTTAAGGATTTCGTCTTTCTCTTTGGAGAGAAGCTCTACGTAGGAGAAACAGTGGCCATAACTGACCCATTTGAGCTCAAGAAACTTGACGTTGAAAGACCTGTGCAAAGAGCGATCTTCTCAATTCCCCCGCGTTTAGCGAGAATAATGGTGAACCTCACAGAGGTAAGGCAGGGTAATTTCCTTGATCCCTTCTGCGGGATAGGTACTATAGTTCAGGAGTTTTTGCTTCAAGGTTTAAATGCTTACGGGAGTGATTCCAATCCAAAAGCTATTCACGGAGCCAAAGAAAACCTGAAGTGGTTGAAGAAGGAATTTAAAGTAAAAAGAACAGCCCATCTTGAAGTATGTGATGCAAGAAAGCTCAAAAGGTGCTTTAGAATTAGGTTTGACGCTATTGTTACGGAGCCCTATATGGGTAAGCCCCTAAAGCATCATCCCACAAAAGGTGAGGCAATAAAGCTTGCCAACGAGCTTGATGGATTTTATTATCAGGTTTTTGATAGCTTTAGAGACGTTTTGAAGAGAAACGGAAAGGTCGTGTTTGTTTTTCCAGCATACAAGCTCAGCGATGGGAGGATCTATCGCAAGGATAGAAAGTGGCTTGGAAAGCTTGGCTTTGAAGTTTTAGGGAAATACACGGACTTTGAAGCGAGGCACAGAGTTGTTAGAGACATTCACGTGCTTAGATTTAAGGGGTGAAAGTATTAGAGCCATTCTATCTCTACCTTATCCTCTACGCGTTTGAATTCTTCATCACCGGTTAGAATTCGAGAATTTGTTTCAATTGCAGTTGCCACAACAAAAGCATCGGCATAACTTAGTTTGTGAAATGCTTTAATTCTCCCCGCAAGCAATGAAAGTTTTTCATCTGCCTGTATAAAGACTATTGGTTCCCGCTTTAAGAGTGCTATGCTCAAATCTGCTTTTTCTAGGTCTTGTCTCGCAAGAATATAATATATCTCTCCGAGATTAACGTAGTTCATGTAAAGTGTAACTTTTCCTTCTTTTGCCATGTGAAGGTATTTTTCGACTTTTTCGGCTCCAACTTCGTCTCCGATATATGCCAAAATTGCATAGCTATCTAAAACAATGTTCATTCCTTGTCCTCCAGCGTCTTTTCTTCTTCTTTAATCTCCCTTAACAATTCTTTGAGAGGTTTATTGAATTTTATCAGTCCTCTCAGCTTAACATCCCTCTTTATAGGCACTAAAACTATTTCTCTCCCAAATTCGAGTATCTCTACTTCATCTCCAGGTTTTATATTGAACCTTTCTCGAATGTCTTTTGGTAAGACAATTTGGCCCTTTGAAGAAACTTTCACCGTTGTCATCTTACTTACCTCATACATGTTCTTACTGTGTGGTACTTAAACCTTTCCTTAATAATTGAACCAAATTTCACCAATCCCAAGATTTATAAGCTGTGAGGGTATTGATAAACTAAAATCAAATGGTGGTTAAAATGTTTGAGACCGTGTTAAAATGTACTCAGTGCGGTAGAGAATACTCTCTAGCAAGTGGGATTTACAAATGTGAAAAATGCGGCGCTCCTTTGGATGTTCAGTATGATTACGGTGCGATAAGAGAGCTTATAGAGGATAACGACGCTTGGTTTAGAGAAGCGCCGCGACTATGGAAGTACTGGATGTTCTACCCAGTTTCAAACCTTAGGAAGATTGTTAGCCTTAATGAAGGAGGTACGAGACTTTACAGAATGAAAAACCTTGAGAAAAAGCTGGGTTTTGGAAAGCTTTACATCAAAAATGAAGGAGAAAATCCAACAGGGGCCTTCAAGGATAGGGGTTCGAGTGTAGAAATAACAAAGGCCCTTGAATTTCATGCAGGAAAGGTTGTAGTGGCCTCAACGGGAAACATGGCCGCTAGTATTTCTGCTTATGGTTCCAAGGCGGGCCTTGAAGTGACAATAGTAGTTCCAGAAGGGACTCCTGTTGGAAAGCTTGTTCAAGCAGTTGTTTACGGGGCGAAGATAAAAATCCATGGAAGCACGTATGATGAAGCCCTAGCAGAAAGCGAAAGAATGGCAAAGGAAGAAGATTATTACCTTACAGGGAACTACCACTATAGGGTAGAAGGTCAAAAGAGCACGGCCTTTGAGATCTTTGATCAGCTCCGATTTAACGCTCCTGACTGGATTGTGGTGCCTATTGGTGCTGGGACACACTTAAGGGCCATTTGGAAGGCTGCAAATGAATTCTATGAAGTGGGGCTTATTGAAAAATTGCCAAAAATTGCTGGAGTTCAAATTGAGGGCTACGATGCAATAGTCAGGGCTTGGAGAGAAAAGAAGCCCATTGAGCCAATAAGGACAAAACAGCCAACGGTTGCCTCGGCCATAGCCGTTAAAGCCCCCGTGGATGGAGAGAACGTTCTGAGGGCCATTGATGAGAGTGGAGGATACCTTGGCACAGTAACAAATGAGGAAGCTATGAACGCAGGCCTAATGCTCGGAAAAGAGGGCCTCTTCGTGGAGCCTTCCTCAGCGACGGCCCTTGCCCTCGCTAAAAACATGAGAGAAGAAGGAATAATAGATAGAGATGAAAGTGTCGTTGTAGTTGCAACTGGACATGGCTTAAAGGACATAAAAACCTGGGAAAGCTTTATTAGATTTTAACTATTTTTTCTTTTTGGTGCCATATGCTCTACGAAGAAAGGAGGTTTAGCAGGTTTGTGCTCTTTATTACACTCCCAGCGTATATAGGTCTTTTAGCAGGCCTTTGGGCGACATATCATGCAGGTGAGGGCTTTGAATTTATGGCAGTAGTTTTCATTGCGGTTGTCATGATTTTGATAGACGTGTTGAGTTTTAAAATAGAAATAGATGAAAGAGAGATAAGGCTCCGCGGAACTCTGGGATTGATTATTAGAAAAACGATTAAGATTGATGAAATCGAGAGTTTTGAGGTTAAATTGGGCTGGATAAGCTGTTGGGCTCCAATAAGATTTAATTTTCCGGCTAAAGGGTGTATAACCATCCACAAAAGAGGGGTTGATGTAGCATTTACCACCAATAACCCCGAAGAAATCGCAATGATCTTAACTACCCTTGGCGTTCCACGAGCAGCTTAGTGCCCCTAACTTGGATTATCTTGACTTTCTCCCCTCTTTTTGCTGTTCCGTTTATGCATTCAGCTATCCACAGCTCGTTTCCCACTTTTACGACACCTTTTGGCATTAATTCTTCAACCACAAGGGCTTCTTTTCCAATTAACGCCTCGGGCCCAACCTCTGCTTTTTTCTCAAAGACTTCCCAGAGGAACTTAACGGCAATGACATCTTTGAAGATAAGGAAAGCTATTACAGCAAGAGCGGGTTTTAACGGCACGTTTATACCAGCTCTCGGCAAAATAAAGAACAAAAATATTCCCACGGCTATTTCATCTGCAAGGATGCTCAGAGTTTTTAGGGCGTTTTTGACGTAGGTTTTCATAGTTCACACCCCTAAGTTGGGCAAACCGCCGTAGAGAAGCATAAGAAGCCCTACAAAAACCGGCTGATGGATGAAGTAAATCTTTAAGGTGTTCCTCCCCATGAAGCAGACGAACTCAAGGAGGGGATTTTTTGGAGTGCTTATTTTGAACTTTCTTTTTCCGTCTGGGTAAATCAACGCACCTATTGCTGTCCCCAGAAGGAAAACCCCAAACCACGGGAAAATCGGGAAGTAATCAAGAGTAAAGAACTCGTGGGGAGTAATTCCTAGGGGAAGAAAGAGCAAAGTGTCGGCGTGAACGTTCTTCACGATTTGACCTCCAAGGAGAAAGAGAACTGCGGGAAAGATGTTTTTCCATCCGAGAGGATAGAAGGGAATCACGAGCAAACTTGCGACGCCCAGAAAGTGCAGAACTCCAAAGTAGATTGTCCCTCTCTCCAGCAAGAGATAGGTAGTGAGGGTTATGAGCAAGCCAAGACCGAAAAGCTTTGCAAATCTGAGAAAATACTTCTTCAAGGTTTTCTTCCCCCTTGCATGGCTTATCCACAGTGAGAGCCCTGAAATCGAGACGAAGAGGGATGCGGTTGCATAGGCGAAGAGCTTCCAGAAAACTCTGTACTCTGAATAGCCCAAAAAGAACTGCAAATCCGTTACAAAATTTGAAATTAACATCATGATTAACGCTATTCCCCTAACGAAGTCAACCTCCCAAAAGCGCTTTGAGTATATCTCGCTGCCGAACATCAAAAGATATAAACCTCGAGGCTTATTTAAGTTTGGGGTTGTCATGGAGAGAAGTATACTGCGGTTTTTGTTTTTCACTTTGGCAATGTTAATGATAACCCAGCCCGGGGCAATAGCCTTTGCCAATTTTGATGCCCCTTATGGGTTTTACAAGGATCTCTCTGCATGGCTCTCTGCCTATCTCGGAGGTGCTGTGATTTTAATGTTATACGCACTCTTGAAGCGGAAAGAACTTGGAACTAAGTTCCTTTATATCTATGGGCTTCATTATGGGTTTTTGCTTATTCTCACATATTTTTTGGAGCTGAAGGTTATTGGGAATATTAATCCTTCGTTTTCCGTTTTGAGTTTGTTCTTCTTAAGCTTTCTCGGCTTTCTGCTCAGCATAATGCTCTTTCTCCCAGCCGTTTTTTCCCCACCCTATTATTCCTATGATGCACCCCTACTCCTAATCCAGCTTGTACTCTGGGTTGCTTCCTTTTACATCTTTCTTAGGCTTAGAGAGCTTGAAGAGGAGAAAATATTGACAGTCTACAGAATTTTCTTGGGTTTAATGCTTTTTTCGATTTTCTTTGGCTTTCTCAAAGTTGCCGAGGTGTTTAGATGAGGATTATTAAAACTAGAGCAAGAAGCATCTACACAAAAAGCGGAATTCCTGGGGTTGATTATGTTGTAAATCAGTATGTAGGATGTCAATTTGGGTGCAAATACTGCTATGCAAAGTTCATTTGCAAGTGGAAGCCCTATGGCGAGTGGGGAACATGGGTAGAGGTAAAGACCAACGTCCCTGAGCTTGCAAGGAAGAGGGTTTATGGAGAAGTCTTTATGTCGAGCATCTCCGATCCGTATCAGCCCATAGAGAAGGAGCTCAAGCTAACGAGAAGAACCCTTGAGATGATGAACAAGAGAAACAAGCTCAGCATTCTGACAAAGTCTCCTCTTGTGGTTAGAGATGTTGACATTTTCAAGCTCTTCAACGAAATCGAAGTTGGATTGACAATAAACAGCTTCGAG comes from Thermococcus litoralis DSM 5473 and encodes:
- a CDS encoding class I SAM-dependent methyltransferase — translated: MSLEELYRYLHWRMDPEDERAVLRFRRIVEVFEKLKNKGLLPDKPRVLDICAGTGIAGVGMAKAANAKALTVLDAREEDLKKVGKWIGIADLDLKPNIIIGDARNVAELADEHDIALLWGLTMPHFDAFDAVKLFAGVASILSDDGMFLLEESDRVYGIFYRVGYKDMLVETRTDEYTLISVHEGYDPIRGVFKRTYYKLPGFEKVTEQEHRLWDLASQLSLGNVFFREYKAITPAEHGVSGVSTVLYFRRPRKRIAREILEG
- a CDS encoding TRM11 family SAM-dependent methyltransferase, whose protein sequence is MYALIYGKNPKLSEAEFWAFVRRFGLKVSVVESSKDWIVFESDRSVERLFHRLGGSLKLVKIIGEGEEAIKDLEYAKLFTVSLYGKSDWKFWRKLGSEIKKHFKSQGTSKFFKPAKVYAMPSELILKGFPEVKDFVFLFGEKLYVGETVAITDPFELKKLDVERPVQRAIFSIPPRLARIMVNLTEVRQGNFLDPFCGIGTIVQEFLLQGLNAYGSDSNPKAIHGAKENLKWLKKEFKVKRTAHLEVCDARKLKRCFRIRFDAIVTEPYMGKPLKHHPTKGEAIKLANELDGFYYQVFDSFRDVLKRNGKVVFVFPAYKLSDGRIYRKDRKWLGKLGFEVLGKYTDFEARHRVVRDIHVLRFKG
- a CDS encoding type II toxin-antitoxin system VapC family toxin, with protein sequence MNIVLDSYAILAYIGDEVGAEKVEKYLHMAKEGKVTLYMNYVNLGEIYYILARQDLEKADLSIALLKREPIVFIQADEKLSLLAGRIKAFHKLSYADAFVVATAIETNSRILTGDEEFKRVEDKVEIEWL
- a CDS encoding AbrB/MazE/SpoVT family DNA-binding domain-containing protein encodes the protein MTTVKVSSKGQIVLPKDIRERFNIKPGDEVEILEFGREIVLVPIKRDVKLRGLIKFNKPLKELLREIKEEEKTLEDKE
- the thrC gene encoding threonine synthase; this encodes MFETVLKCTQCGREYSLASGIYKCEKCGAPLDVQYDYGAIRELIEDNDAWFREAPRLWKYWMFYPVSNLRKIVSLNEGGTRLYRMKNLEKKLGFGKLYIKNEGENPTGAFKDRGSSVEITKALEFHAGKVVVASTGNMAASISAYGSKAGLEVTIVVPEGTPVGKLVQAVVYGAKIKIHGSTYDEALAESERMAKEEDYYLTGNYHYRVEGQKSTAFEIFDQLRFNAPDWIVVPIGAGTHLRAIWKAANEFYEVGLIEKLPKIAGVQIEGYDAIVRAWREKKPIEPIRTKQPTVASAIAVKAPVDGENVLRAIDESGGYLGTVTNEEAMNAGLMLGKEGLFVEPSSATALALAKNMREEGIIDRDESVVVVATGHGLKDIKTWESFIRF
- a CDS encoding NfeD family protein, with the protein product MKTYVKNALKTLSILADEIAVGIFLFFILPRAGINVPLKPALAVIAFLIFKDVIAVKFLWEVFEKKAEVGPEALIGKEALVVEELMPKGVVKVGNELWIAECINGTAKRGEKVKIIQVRGTKLLVERQG
- a CDS encoding heparan-alpha-glucosaminide N-acetyltransferase, giving the protein MFGSEIYSKRFWEVDFVRGIALIMMLISNFVTDLQFFLGYSEYRVFWKLFAYATASLFVSISGLSLWISHARGKKTLKKYFLRFAKLFGLGLLITLTTYLLLERGTIYFGVLHFLGVASLLVIPFYPLGWKNIFPAVLFLLGGQIVKNVHADTLLFLPLGITPHEFFTLDYFPIFPWFGVFLLGTAIGALIYPDGKRKFKISTPKNPLLEFVCFMGRNTLKIYFIHQPVFVGLLMLLYGGLPNLGV
- a CDS encoding SPL family radical SAM protein yields the protein MRIIKTRARSIYTKSGIPGVDYVVNQYVGCQFGCKYCYAKFICKWKPYGEWGTWVEVKTNVPELARKRVYGEVFMSSISDPYQPIEKELKLTRRTLEMMNKRNKLSILTKSPLVVRDVDIFKLFNEIEVGLTINSFEGKEKQLIEPFTPSQKLRIDALKTLREEGVKNYAFISPIIPGITDVEEIIRETRDFADSYFFEMLNLKAAGREFRELLKENFPESYEVMVDDDKFWSFIKELVELIKRLNVRAGGIEVHRRGWEIIEVK